One genomic region from Arenicella chitinivorans encodes:
- a CDS encoding sulfite exporter TauE/SafE family protein — protein MDFSYWYFFLLALFGAVVANSTGAGGGVVFVPAFNLLGLSPDSVIATSFAIQCFGMTAGTLAWFKHAKLQQASSAPSVWREYLPHIIWFGLPSMLGVAAGQILFEARAAHEVVSLFKGFSIMFAISILATTYYLIRAQKRKLPPVQAQGYFYLLFMTVGLVGGVITAWLSIGVGELVAVLLILMRYPVRMAVGVAVSVSAMSVWVGVQKYLWLMPAIDWNVLVFAGPAALVGGTLAKHVIAWFTPVQLKLFIAAWILFSAIAM, from the coding sequence ATGGATTTTAGTTACTGGTATTTTTTCCTGCTCGCGTTGTTTGGTGCTGTGGTGGCGAATTCCACTGGTGCGGGTGGCGGTGTGGTGTTTGTGCCGGCGTTTAATTTGTTGGGGTTGTCCCCTGATTCCGTGATTGCTACCAGTTTCGCGATCCAGTGCTTTGGGATGACCGCCGGTACGCTCGCGTGGTTCAAGCATGCCAAGCTGCAACAGGCGAGCAGTGCACCAAGTGTTTGGCGCGAATACTTGCCGCATATTATATGGTTCGGTTTGCCTTCTATGCTTGGTGTTGCGGCAGGTCAAATCTTGTTTGAGGCGCGTGCTGCGCATGAGGTTGTGAGTCTGTTTAAAGGCTTCTCGATTATGTTCGCGATCTCGATTTTAGCGACCACGTATTATCTTATTCGGGCGCAGAAACGGAAGCTACCGCCCGTACAGGCACAGGGATACTTCTACCTTCTGTTTATGACGGTCGGTCTCGTTGGCGGTGTGATTACCGCTTGGTTATCCATTGGCGTTGGCGAATTAGTCGCCGTGCTGCTAATTTTAATGCGATATCCGGTGCGTATGGCCGTCGGCGTCGCGGTGAGCGTTAGCGCAATGTCGGTCTGGGTCGGCGTACAAAAATACCTTTGGTTGATGCCTGCCATCGATTGGAATGTCTTGGTCTTCGCTGGCCCAGCAGCGTTGGTCGGTGGCACGCTGGCGAAGCACGTGATTGCTTGGTTTACCCCAGTGCAGCTTAAATTATTCATCGCTGCCTGGATTCTGTTTAGTGCCATTGCCATGTAG
- a CDS encoding ATP-binding protein, translating into MVTTARLNKTRYASLLAAMIILLVLGLLGQVFWLQPALNQAATRLSAGLTEQKLWLNADVSGRVKRASLKNFVLQLQQGGAVATPLDAVEVPALPNQVLATELNNLVIAMQDGDDPAIRSAVETLNAGLLAQLQQKQLARLVFWLAISLGVVGLTARLVLGLRKALVRSEIMLSASQRENKTILEATKEGLFIVKPNHQVGSVQSQAVQTLFGIDEPIRGDFFEFLKRLISFDDLNEVRAHVTAKLAGSRVESSTVASQALNEIEIVTENNKGYVKRKYLSFEFARNEQNPAAGLLVTVSDVTPQADLKRELKELSRQNDERFQLLLGSVATQTAETKSFFLQTHQHLKAINDALRNSDQLHASHEGKMQEIKTAVNALKQQAAEVGNVLLETSAQAFEVKVDVLLEASEVSSEQIVNLGAPLKQMIAELDILEKLSARLGVRQATTPALSVVSQPQGVPSNARTSKNDELSHFAQAFAASQQKQASLVLSGFDEDVFQPQYKPELIKLFQQLVENAVMHSLEVPNERLRAGKAATGVVTIQRHDSSQSEVRFSVQDDGAGIDFDAIKQAAVSRGILTKEVSERLSKNELVRLVFISGFSTAATQADEPEQGMGLERVKAALTEMGGKIGIGSPDGVRAQFMISLPTSVLRSSSTAQQPASV; encoded by the coding sequence ATGGTTACGACTGCTCGCCTAAACAAAACTCGCTATGCCTCGCTGCTCGCTGCGATGATAATCCTATTGGTGCTGGGCTTGCTGGGGCAGGTGTTTTGGTTGCAGCCTGCGCTGAATCAAGCCGCGACGCGTTTGAGCGCGGGTCTGACAGAGCAAAAATTGTGGTTGAACGCCGATGTATCCGGTCGAGTAAAACGTGCGTCGCTGAAGAATTTTGTTTTACAGTTGCAGCAAGGTGGCGCGGTTGCTACTCCGCTTGATGCGGTCGAAGTGCCTGCGTTACCCAATCAGGTGCTTGCAACTGAACTCAATAATTTGGTCATTGCAATGCAGGATGGCGATGACCCTGCAATTCGTTCCGCGGTGGAAACCCTAAATGCCGGACTCTTGGCGCAATTGCAGCAAAAGCAACTTGCTCGACTGGTATTCTGGCTCGCGATTTCATTGGGTGTGGTTGGGTTAACGGCGAGGTTAGTGTTGGGTTTACGCAAGGCACTAGTGCGCTCAGAAATTATGTTGAGCGCAAGTCAGCGAGAGAACAAAACGATTTTGGAAGCCACCAAGGAAGGCTTATTTATCGTTAAACCCAATCACCAGGTCGGCTCGGTTCAGTCGCAAGCCGTGCAGACGTTGTTTGGAATCGATGAGCCAATTCGTGGCGACTTTTTTGAATTTTTAAAGCGATTGATTAGTTTCGATGACCTGAATGAAGTTCGTGCCCATGTTACCGCCAAGCTGGCGGGTAGCCGGGTCGAGAGCAGTACCGTCGCGTCTCAGGCTTTGAATGAGATTGAAATCGTCACCGAGAATAATAAGGGCTACGTGAAGCGCAAGTACCTGAGCTTTGAATTTGCTCGCAACGAACAAAATCCTGCTGCAGGTTTGTTGGTGACCGTGTCGGACGTTACGCCGCAAGCGGATCTCAAGCGAGAGTTGAAAGAACTCAGCCGCCAAAATGACGAGCGGTTTCAGTTGTTGCTGGGCAGTGTTGCAACGCAGACTGCTGAGACCAAATCATTTTTCCTACAAACGCATCAGCATTTGAAGGCAATTAACGATGCATTGCGAAACTCAGATCAGCTTCATGCCTCACATGAGGGCAAAATGCAGGAAATTAAAACGGCAGTGAATGCGCTTAAGCAACAAGCGGCAGAGGTTGGTAACGTGCTTTTAGAGACTTCGGCACAGGCGTTTGAGGTAAAAGTTGATGTTCTGTTGGAGGCGTCAGAAGTCAGTTCTGAGCAGATCGTGAACCTCGGCGCGCCACTAAAGCAAATGATCGCCGAGTTGGATATCCTTGAGAAATTGTCGGCAAGACTCGGTGTTAGACAAGCAACGACACCAGCTTTGTCAGTAGTCAGTCAGCCACAGGGAGTGCCGAGTAACGCAAGAACTTCCAAGAACGATGAACTGTCTCACTTTGCTCAAGCGTTTGCTGCGAGTCAGCAAAAGCAGGCATCGTTGGTACTGTCTGGGTTCGATGAAGATGTTTTTCAGCCTCAGTATAAGCCTGAGTTGATTAAATTATTTCAGCAGTTGGTCGAAAATGCGGTGATGCACAGTTTGGAAGTTCCCAATGAGCGTCTTCGTGCAGGTAAGGCCGCCACGGGCGTTGTCACCATACAGCGACACGACTCGAGCCAGTCGGAGGTGCGCTTTTCGGTGCAGGATGACGGTGCGGGCATCGATTTTGATGCAATCAAACAGGCAGCGGTGTCGCGTGGCATTCTGACAAAAGAGGTAAGTGAACGTTTATCTAAAAATGAGCTAGTGCGCCTGGTGTTTATTTCCGGGTTCTCGACGGCAGCCACGCAAGCCGATGAGCCGGAGCAGGGCATGGGCCTGGAGCGCGTAAAAGCGGCCTTGACTGAGATGGGTGGTAAGATTGGTATCGGGTCGCCAGATGGTGTTAGGGCGCAATTTATGATCAGCCTTCCGACATCCGTGTTGAGATCTTCCAGTACTGCACAGCAGCCGGCTAGCGTGTAA
- a CDS encoding arsenate reductase family protein codes for MKLYQYPKCSTCRNAVKFLRAHTVEFQSIDITLQPPTVDELRTMLAAYGGEIGRLFNRSGVRYRELKLKDSLPTMSEAEALALLASDGKLIKRPFLVGTTGPSLVGFKADEWQAVV; via the coding sequence ATGAAGCTTTATCAGTACCCAAAGTGCTCGACCTGTCGCAACGCGGTTAAATTTCTGCGTGCGCATACTGTCGAGTTTCAATCGATCGATATTACCCTACAACCACCAACAGTGGATGAGCTACGTACCATGCTGGCGGCGTACGGCGGAGAAATTGGGCGTTTATTTAATCGTTCCGGAGTTCGGTACCGTGAACTGAAATTAAAGGATTCACTGCCAACCATGTCTGAAGCGGAGGCGTTGGCATTGCTGGCGAGTGACGGAAAGTTGATTAAAAGGCCATTTCTGGTTGGCACAACAGGTCCTTCTTTGGTGGGCTTTAAGGCGGACGAGTGGCAGGCGGTGGTGTGA